TAAGGTCTCGCTGAGGTTAATAATGTCCGAGTTCACGTGCATTTGAATGCATTGGCAGCGAGTGAGAGAAGGGGAAGTGGGGACTATCGAAGGATGTAGGCAAAAGCATGATTGAGAGTTTCTGACCTTCACTCACATGCAAATTTTTCTTCCTTAGCCCACATGCTTTTCAGTGGTATTATCTTTCAATTTTGGGACTCCCATACCAGACcaatctttcttcttaactAAAGTAATTTGTGAGAGTAGCAATAGCTTTTCACGAGGATGATATCTAATTCTGCACCAGCACTTTATATTACAGCTGCAGGGGAAAAGGACTGAAAACAGTAGGCCAGTCCATACAGCAACAAGCCACTCGATAATGACTCAAACAAAGAGACACAGTATACACAGATTTAAGGAGAGAGATGATCAAAaggcctgttttttttttcaggcttTGGGACATACTTGGTCAGCTCTACAACCACTTATTCCAAACTTAGAGACACAGTCAAAAACTTCCAACTGCACAAAGAGGTCACTTAGTTACTGGCCTGACCACAGGTTTGAAGGGCAGATGGCATGGTGGGGATGCATTTTATATCCATACCATGggacaatgagagagagagagagagagagagagagagagagagagagagagagagagaagacatcGATCATGCGCATTTTGGGTTTCTACCAGGGCCTCCGTAGTAAAAGTAATGGCCCCAATCCGCATTACTGCCTGTTTGGACATCGTAGCAACCAGATAGCTCCGTGAAGGTGCCAATCTCTTTCGGGGCCCTGAGATTGTTGGAGCTATCGACGACCTGAAGGTTCCTGAAGTAACTCGCCTTCCCGAACCCTTCTTCAGGGAAATGGCCGCTTCCCATTTGGGTTGACGTGTGTTCACCGCTGGGTTCCGTGTTCACGACCTCGCCTCCCCACTCGATCATGGATGCGCTGTCTCCCAAGTATGAGAACAGGAATGAGGGCCAGTAGCCCAGAACGTAGTCGTCCCCGAATTGCATCCACCAGTGCCCTTCATTCGGATCCTTGAAGGAATTCACCAAGCAAAGGGATGATTTTATTAACGCATTCAACAAACATCTCTGGAACATAGAAAGGAGACAAACGACTCTTAATCAATGACGTGACAAAATAGAACCACTGAATTCTTTCTGTCTTGTTGCTTCCATGAAGAGCTAGTCACAGCTTTCAATCCCTAGATGGCTTATGCCCTTGTGAGACAGCATTAGATCCAGCAAAAGCCAAATCCGACGAGTAAGAACAATGCTAGTCAAAACAAAATGGATGCCTCTAGTACTGTTCCCAAGATAACAAGGCCCCATTGTTAGTAGGGATGCGCAGTAatatatttatttccttttcttaatcTATGTACCAGACAGCATTGGCTCCCATACGCATGTTTACTATAATCTGGATTTCTCATGTTTTAATTTGACAGTCTTCTCAAAAAGAGTGTCCCAGTGTGGGGGTACTTTGGCATTTACCTTCCAGACAATGAAGGTAGCTACATCTTTCAACCCATAGATACCTTGAACAGACCAATACCATATTAAATCTTGCAAGAAAACCGAAACAAACAGCACAAGAAAATTGCTAATCCAAACAACACAGATGTTTCTGATATGTGTCCTGAATTGCCTTGGCCCTATTATGGCTTCAAGTACTGCCAAGTCTGCATACCAACGCACTGTCTGCATATTGTTAAATAAACAAGAGAAGTTCCAAGTGGTCCTTGCGTGGGTGGATTGTGACAACAACCACCATTTCGCTTTGTTTCAATGTAAAATCCTTAAAAGTGCGCATTAGCGCGTTGGTCGGTATGTTCACCTAGATCTAAGTGTGGGATGCACTGGTATTTTACCTTCCAGACAAGTATACTGATATCGTACTGCGAATTACGATAAGCGGAGACCGGCGATATGCTGGCCCCCATCGCTATCTCgttgttgatttgaatgaatccTGAACACAGGAGGTTGTAACAACCAGTTGCTTGATATGCATCACTCTGccaatttttggaaaaagagaaTTAGTTCTTATTACGAACGAATCCCTGGGACTGTGGAATGCAAAATTTAACGATGCAAACTTACAGTCCAGTAAGAAAAGAGTCGTGTGTTATTATCGCCGTAAAGTTCTGGACTGACCTGAATGGACCAAACAATTGTTAAATATGTAAGGCATGTGCATGTGAAAATAAATCATCAGCCTCCTCCATCTCCCTGAGAAACCCATGTCCAATCTACATCACCTGCCAACCAGCTTCAATGCTGTTGAGGTCTTCGCCAAAAGTGCCTCCCAAAATCCACAGCTGAGACAAGCTAAACTCGTTCGGTCGCTCTATCTTTGGTTCCCACACATTTATGGTTGCTTTGGCTCCGTAGTACTTGCCTCCATCGACATAAGCTAT
The genomic region above belongs to Rhodamnia argentea isolate NSW1041297 chromosome 6, ASM2092103v1, whole genome shotgun sequence and contains:
- the LOC115753193 gene encoding uncharacterized protein LOC115753193, yielding MESWGGLHSLRRGKARPLAVIFYALWGFVAVSVACASSPSSSSLSSKQKLQVQKHLRRLNKPALKSIKSPDGDVIDCVHISDQPAFDHPFLKDHKIQMRPNYHPEGLFDENNVSTEGKRRRNPVTQLWHLSGKCPENTIPIRRTDKDDVLRASSVKRYGRKQHRTIPQPKSADPGLINQGGHQHAIAYVDGGKYYGAKATINVWEPKIERPNEFSLSQLWILGGTFGEDLNSIEAGWQVSPELYGDNNTRLFSYWTSDAYQATGCYNLLCSGFIQINNEIAMGASISPVSAYRNSQYDISILVWKDPNEGHWWMQFGDDYVLGYWPSFLFSYLGDSASMIEWGGEVVNTEPSGEHTSTQMGSGHFPEEGFGKASYFRNLQVVDSSNNLRAPKEIGTFTELSGCYDVQTGSNADWGHYFYYGGPGRNPKCA